The stretch of DNA AAGTTCGCCGCTGGTCTACTCATCCGTCAAACGCCGGTTACACAGTGGAACAACGGCTGAAAGATGGAAACAGTAGTGTCGAATCTGGACCACTAGGCtacattattaaaataaaataataataataataataataataaacaaacaggAGAGACACGTACTTGTGGGTTCCATTCCATGTCAGAAGAAGAGGCATTTCTCTTGCTTGTCAAAGACAACTCAGGCAACTCTTGTTCCTGGTAATAATGATATTCTTCTAATTTCGGCAACTCTCTCATCCTCATCACATGTTAAAAGATGAGATTTGtggtataaatgtttttaatatatacagtatgattaacttaataaaaatcCGGGTCCAAAAACCTCTAGTTACTTATACGGTACATTAGTCCCTTACTCTGGTTAATTAATCTGGTTACGTTTGAAGAGTCGAGAGATACTATTGGATGGATTAGTGGCGGCTGCTGGctagtggaagaagaagagacatgaCGTCACTAATACACACACTTGTTTTCTagtatttcttatatattatggtctccttcaacaattttttttccaataatatataaaaacacgTTTCAAAATACTATATGATCAAACACAACAGGCTAACAAAATAGCAAGCgtttataatttaaagaaagtaataaaagagagaagaaataaatgGTGAGATAATTTACTGAGGTGAGTAGTAGTAGtggtaaagagagagagagattcgtgGGACGGCGGGGGAATAGTTTCTCGTTTCAGACtgtggtgtgtgtgtgtgtgtgtcagaGTCAGAGTCAGAGTCAGAGTCAGAGTCAGACCAaacctctctctatctctctcacatacgaagaagaatccatcaaagcacacacacacatcacacTATATACATGTATCTCTATCtattaaatatacatatattcctTCTTTAAAAGtgacaaattatttatataattaaaaattctctttttttcgtCTTCTTGCTTTTTTCAAAAACCAGCAGCTTTAATTAAGTACCTTCCCACACAcacttctcctctctctctctttttctcttctctctcccaaACCTTttagctttcttcttttcttcttcagatcAGCTTCAAATTTCCATAGCCATGGACACTGCTAAATGGCctcaggtatatatatagtattttttaattttttttttttcaacttttctcctttctcaaaaaaaaaagttggaaggCTGGTCTAAGTGAAAACGAGAATAATCGTgtgctttttgtttgtttcttgaaaaaaaacaaaaataaaaaaaaggagtttGTTGTGAAGCCAATGAACGAGATCGTGACGAACACATGCCTGAAACAGCcgaatcctcctcctcctgctgcTACTCCGGTTGAGAGGAAGGCAAGACCGGAGAGAGACCAAGCTTTGAACTGTCCAAGATGCAACTCTCTTAACACCAAGTTCTGTTACTACAACAACTACAGCCTCACTCAGCCCAGGTACTTCTGTAAAGACTGCCGTCGGTATTGGACCGAAGGTGGTTCTCTCCGGAACATCCCCGTCGGCGGTGGCATCAGGAAGAACAAGAGATCTTCTTCCAATTCcaattcctcttcctcttcatcaccctcctcctcttcttcatccaagAAACCTCTTTTCTCCAACACCCCTTCGCCGCTCCCTCAGCTAAACCCTAAGATCGGTGAAGCGGCAGCGGCGGCTACTACTGCTAAAGTTCAAGACTTGGCGTTTCCACAAGGGTTTGGGAACGCCCACGAAGTTAAAGATCTCAACTTGGCGTTTTCTCAAGGGTTTGGGATTGgtggtcatcatcatcacagtATCCCTGAGTTCCTGCAAGTAGTACCCAGcagcatgaagaacaacaacaacccacTTGTCTCAACCTCCTCTGCTTTGGAGCTTTTAGGGATCTCTAATTCCTCCGCTTCCTCTAATTCACGCCCTGCTTTCATGTCTTTTCCAAATGTTCACGATTACACAGCTTCTGGTTTTGGTATGAGTTACCCACAGTTTCAAGACTTCATGAGACCAGCTTTGGGCTTCTCCCTTGATGGTGGGTATGGTGGGGATCCTCTACATCAAGAAGAGGGTTCCAGTGTCACTACTAATAATGGAAGGCCTTCACTGCAATTTGAGAGCCTGAAACTTCCAGTTTCATCACCAAGCACCAATAGTGGTGGCAATGTGAAAGAGAATGATCAGCATAGTGATCATGAACATGAGaaagatgaaggagaagctgACCACTCTGTTGGGTTTTGGAATGGCATGTTGAGTGCTGGCACTACTTCTGCTGCATCTGGTGGTGGATCATGGCACTGATTATAATAGTCCCAAGGACCCAAGATGTTCTTTTTTAGAagaaaagatataaaaattttcatccaaattttaaaagatggaGAGGGTTAACAACTTCAATCTGGGTGTTTAGtaccttttgttttggtttcctCCTTTTGTCTAAAAACTAGTATTAACTTTGTTGGTTTGGGGATGGATACTGTATCTATTTTCTCAATTGTTCGTTTACctaattttatgatatttttccgTCTATCTCAAGAGTTTCTTGTGTATTATAACTTAAGTGTGTAAAAACTGGTGCCATAGAGCTACCAAACTCCGAGGTTTAGAGAGAAATGGGAAGGTCATTGCCCTCTTTCAGACATAAAGCCTGGAATCTCAATATGGTCTTGTCTTTTATGCTAACCCAAAACCCATTAACTTAAGTAATACTATTCCGCTATTAATCACATGCGTAGTGTATCCTTATTATATTATGTTCTACTCGAGACGCTTTTTGTGAAGAatacgaaaagaaaaaggacaCTTTTGTAACCAAATCGTTTTGGTTCTTTGTTTGTCATTTAGGACACACACACTTAGCCGAAGTGTAAAGAGACCACAAAACAGTCAGTTTCCTAAggcaattttaaaataaaaataaaataataagaaaagagtacagaataaaaaaaattaaatcatagaaAAATGGACCCAGCCCCAACATTCCCCTTGGACTTCgtactatcatcatcattcgTCCCACTACACAGACTCTCGCACAGAAGATCAAAACACATGTTAGTTATGATGTTAAAGTGGAAAATGTGAGTTGGGTTTTATTTAGTTAAGAATCCAGCTTACaaccattaatattatataaatgtcAATTAATAGTACTACTAATACCAAATAGATAGGGGGTTGGAAATGATTTAAGGTGGTGTAGAAAGAGTAGTTCATGTGGTTGCGTTCGGTACAAGAGAGAGATTACAAAAATCTATTCTTTACTCTTTGAAATGGCAACCCCACCAAGCGTCGATAGCTCAAGTGAATATTTAGAGCTCGCTGGTTCGAGGGATGGCGCTTGGGAGAGGACCATATAAAATGCTCTGGTCCCTGGTCCGAGAGGATGTACGGGCCTAGGCCCGGAATCtcttagtaattcaaaaaaaaagaaatggcaACCCCTATAGCCTCGTACATTTTAGTTGCTGCTGCAATTGACTCTCCAACAACACCTGACATTTGATTACTTGTTTGCTGTTCACatttattatattcataatAGTCACATACACTAATTAATCGACAAGTAACCAACTTCGTTCGACAAAGTTTGTAATTAAACAACAACACTAGTTAAGAAGGGCACTAAATGCTATTTGGAAGTCAGTTTGGTCCATTCTTTGTTTActcaattcatttttatatttgcatATTTATttggaaggaagaaaaaagggTAATGTACATACATAACTGCGATTTTATTCTGCTGAGGTCACGTacgtaaaagaagaagaaacagattgGACTGGTGCTCTTTTTACCTAAGAGAAAAGAGTCAAATCACCAAACATGGCATACTCATCAGCAATGACCACACAATATCatccttctttccttttttgcttTCACATCATAACAACAGTAAGCAACAATCCAAAACTGACTAGTATCAAGgccatttcatacccgtacaTACTCCGAAAGTGCGAATTGCTATCTGTACAAATAAGGAGTGCCAATTTATACATGTATCCTAAgacatttcaaatttcatacctaTACTCACAAAATTGAGCCAATTTCACAGTCCACGTTAACGGAATTAAGTCCACATTAACGGAattaagtcaaccgttagagatgctgactcagaGTCCACATGTGTATTGACTGCCatcgaaaatgcaaaaacaacgtcgttttgttttcttcgaaaaaaaattgtggaataaCCACACACTAGAGGTGCGAACCCACGACCTCTTCCGTATTTAGCATAGGACTTAACCAGTTTATCCCACAACAATTCTCGAAAGAAACATATAAacttattaacttttttttttcctcaaagataaatttattaattttaacaaaCGTCATTACATAAAGCTTCCAATAACCAAAACGGCTTTTGAACAGAGTTAACATAATAAACATTGTTTGGACATCCATACTTTGCTAAAACATTTGCTACATTATTTGCTTCTCGATTTGTAAAAGTAAAGGAAACATCTCTTAAACGTGATCTCCACAGACTAACATCTTTTAAGAGATTTCGTATAGAGCCATTGGTCTGATGATTGTTCACTAGATTGATTAACACCTCACAGTCTCCTTCGAACACAATCGAATGATATCCTCTAACCCAAGCTTGTTGTAGAGATATTAGAAGGCTTTTTGTCTCCGCTTCTAAAGCTGACCCTGCATAAGATAGTTTTGTCGCACCCACTACTAAGGGCTGACCTTGATGGTTCCTAAATATCCAACCACTCGCTCCTTGTTTCGTTTGATCATTGTATCCTGCATCAAAATTGCATTTAATAAACGGATGTGTAGGTGGTATCCAATTGTTAGTGTTGCTGTTGTCGCTCTGTAATGTTCGCGTAGGGGGTATTGTATTGATCCATTCCTTGGTTTCTGATTTTGCCATAAGAACAGTCTTGCTTGCACTTTCACGGAAATTATTGAAAACCATATTATTTCGTGCCTTCCAAATGCGCCATAGTAGTGAAAATGGTAGGATAGAGTCAAAAGTATTAGTCCTTTGAGCAGATTGAGTTATGAATGTCTCCACTGCCGAGGGTCGAACCCAGGTACTCAGATATAGACAGCATAGCACTTAACCAACTGATCCCACAACAATCCTATATAATAACACACAACTTTATCTTTATAAACCTATAAGGTATCTAAGTCCcaattaaatgaatttgaattggggaaaaaataaaaatcctagggttcttcttctatcaaatataactgataaatttataaatttatatttaaattataaatttataatttataactgagaattaaatagaaatttataaattaagtataactgagaatatatttataaatttataaattatcagttaaatgaaatgtttaaagtttaaggtttaaggtttaaggtttataaatatttcatttaatttttaaatataaattaatttaatttaaatataaatatattctcagttatatttaattaataaatttatatttaattctcagttataaattttaaatttataaatttaacagttatacaaatttatctttatattctcagttatatttaatttatattaaatttataatttataactgagaattaaatataaatttataatttctaatttcatttaatctaatttataaatttaaatttataaatatattctcatttataattataaatttataaatttaatttataaatttatatttaattctcatttataaattataaatttataatttaaatataaatttataaatttatcagttatatttgagagaaaaagaagaatcctaggatttttatttttccaccaattcaaattcatttaattgGGACTTAGATACCTTATAGGTTTATAAAGATAAAGTTGTGTGTTATTACCGAGGATTGTTGTGGGATCAGTTGGTTAAGTCCTATGCTGTCTGTATCTGAGTACCTGGGTTCGACCCGCGACAGTGAGGATGTCCacaatttttttcgatttcgatGGATGCTACCTTAGGTTTATATTAATAAGTTTGTTGGTTTCTATCGAGAATTGTTGTGGGATAAACTGGTTAAGTCCTATGCTAAATACTGAAGAGGttcgtttttgcatttttgATGGCAGTCAATACACACGTGGACTCCgagtcagcatctctaacggttgacttaatTCCGTTAACATAGACTGTGAAATTGGCTCAATTTTATGAGTATAggtataaaatttgaaatgtctTAGGGTACATGTATAAATTGGCCCTCCTTATTTGTACAGGTAGCAATTCGCACTTTCGGAgtgtgtacgggtatgaaatTGCCCTTTTCCCGTCGAGTGTCGactgtttttatttatgttactCTAGGTAAGAAAGAACCTTTGTAGGGGCTGGGTCATGATCTGTATTGGGCCTACTAAAGCCTATCATCGTCCTTAAGCCCAGAAGGTAACTGTGGGCTTCTTCCCCGCCGCGCCGTGAGGGAGTGACAGTGTTGTTTTTACttgtttcaaaaattttaaaaaagccaacacaaagaagagaggaggaagtGAATGAATATAAATTCTGACAAGACATATGGGTGGGGGACTGTGTTTGCCTCCCTCTAGCCCGACACCTAAAGAAGGCTAAAAAGCTCCATCCTCTCAAAATCAACATGTCATCATCCAGCTGCCTACCCTATCATCTCCCTCCACGTGTCACCTGACTCATCAAAGAatctttcctcctcctcttcctcgtctCTCGTGAACACACAACACACAGGTCCCGCGCTTTTTATGGGCACACAAAACGCTACTATATAATACTAGTGTAATACTAGTAGTATGTATTTTCTTCGTTCTTCTTCCACCATATTATCCCactattatttgattaaaatggCACTATTACATAAGAGTACCATATGTATATCTGGATCTCTATGTATTATCAAGCaatcctaataataataatattttttttaaaagacaaattaattagtactccataaaaaaaatggtttgaagagtacgaagaagaagaagatcagagaCATTCCCTGACAAAACGATGtctttttgtccaaaaaagTAGTAAAAATGATTGTATGTGTGGCAGTGCACCGTAACAGTATGACGTCTTCATCTATCATATTCCAAACTCTCCCTCCACCTTTTTTCTTGGCTGCACCTTGGAGTTTGCGTATTTGGATGATTGGTttcatctccttttttttttaattggttacaGTGTTTTAAACACTCATTTCAATGTATAGAAATATTACTAGATGATTAATTTGCTAATCCTGCCTGCTGTCGACATATATAAGAATCCTTATTACAAGTAGCATTGAAGTTTAAACTGTATCTACATCTCATTGGCTATTTTGatttatcatattttcattacaagatcttcaatatatttgtttataaactaaataaagGCGTACAAATAGTATACGTACATAACTCTAGACTGGTCTTAATTTGTGAGAAATTTAATTCTTGGATGGATTTCATGTACTAGTTTCAAGTATAATATAATCTCTCTATCCCATATTATAAAATGGACTACATGTTTCTTTcacatgtaaaaataatttaatttaatatatgctATTATGAGTattgtcttttaatttattattaattgatttttagttaGATAGTAAATGACGTGTATatgttaaactaaaaaaaatttatgtaatttaaaatgttAGCTTTTTTCATATGAACCATTTTTTAATGGAACAATTTATTTAGGGGATAAGAAGAGTGGGAGTTTTTGccgtaaaaatattatgaaaataatgtaagatcattagtttagatcttttgttaagaagtttgttattgggagaacatgtttaagatcataagagttaataatataataatcttaaacatattacatttataaaaactttaaaaataacatttaaattgcaaacttataaaatttttactaaaatttaaaatacaataccaaaattttatgaaacaaaaaaacattaaagataaaaaaaaacatattagttaattaaagcatacatatattttatttaattaatacatagtttaatgttcaaatttattctatatattctcaatcaaatattcttttaatttgtgaaaaattgtttgcaaaaattATATCTATTCACAGCTTGTCACGTCAGCTTAAAACTGGACCAAGATCAGTTATACATTAAGAACTGATCTTGGTATTCTTCTACCACTATtccttatatttataattttaatgggCTAAAAACACACTCATATTTTTCCTATAAAGATGGCCTGAGGAAAacagggagaaaaaaaaagtcagtgAAGGCAATTGACTTTCTTTTGGTGAGTCAAAATCATTACCAATAAATTATTGCGTGTCATATATCTATATGTTTGCGGTCTACATGTTGAGAATAATCGCTGATAAAGCACAATGATACATCTTCGAGAGAATCCCATGCATAAATTTaaagacaaatcaaaattaaattgattcCATTTTTTGGATCGATCTATGTACCAAcgatattattttatgaaaaaccaacttgaaccacattttttaacagctaaaaacaaaattttcggTTTAGATTCATACCAATAGAATGATAACCCTCAATGAATAGATGGTTGCTTATACCTAGAGActgatataattaatattacaacgattaacaaaatatatcaaactccAATAAATTTCTCATAGTGATGAGACgttatttctaacaaattctcttttaactaatacaaatataaagaaaatttgaatacaatgatgataagttatttatatatagatttttaaagatGTAAACATTTAAATAGACataactgtttgtaaaagacacaactctatattcaacagacgcaatttttagagagacgcaactgtaaaaaatttctgtcaaaaatataaaataaagaaaatttgaatacaatgatgagaaatcacttatatatatataaatttataaagatgtgaacatttgaatagacacaaatGTTTGTAAGatacacaactctacatttaacagacgcaactttttagagagatgcaaccgttgaaattttctgtcaaaaaaaaatatatattttatgaaaaggtACTACAAAAAATCGCAGCTGTTGTTGGTATTGttttagattgttattattatatttgaatacaatgatgagaagttatttatatatagatttctaaagatggaaacatttgaatagacacaactgtttgtaataaacacaactctatattcaacagatgcaactttttagagagacgcaactgtaaaaaatttctgtccaaaatataaaataaacaaaatttgaatacaatgatgagaagtcacttatataaaaatttataaagatgtgaacatttgaatagacacaattgTTTGNNNNNNNNNNNNNNNNNNNNNNNNNNNNNNNNNNNNNNNNNNNNNNNNaaaaaaaaaaaaaaaaaaaaatatatatatatatatatatatattacgaaaatgtacgacgaaaaatcgcaactgttgttcgtatattttcatattgttatttatgagaagtcacttatatataaatttataaagatgtgaacatttgaatagacacattgtttgtaagagacacaactctacatttaagagacacaactttttagagagatgcaaccgttgaattttctgtcaaagaaaaaaaaatttatatttcgtCGTACTTTTTCGAACAATTTACCAGTTTgggttattattatatagattacatGCCTGTTAATTAAATTCGttcttaaaaacatttttccatttttatttgtctttaatttaataatttttcacattccaaaacttttgattaagtaatgtatttgttttcaacttttatcATGCCTCATGTGTCAAAAGTTTGGGTTAAttcataaaaatgtatatagttAAATTTTACGATGATAACATGTCTACGTAgcttgctttttttgtttgttttggccGCAAACAAGAATCATCCATTTAGGCTTGAACCATGTCTACGATAGCTAAAAGTCGACAATATGTACTTATTACATGTGGATGGATGTGTCCATGGTTTGTATAATACATGTGGTAATGACAACGATCCACAAGCCTCGAGTATATATGGAGTTATATACGCAACCTATTTAATGACATTGCATACATATAAGATACTACatataaaaagttatatatatacgtgtatATAAATatctatgtgtgtgtgtttgtgtgtgaaAAGAGAATGATGATAGTTGATGGTAGTGGGAAATAGCATGATGGTGTTACCATAAGAGTTTCTTAACAAATATCGAAATTGGTCCTTTCTTTGGGACAAAGCGTGCCTAGTTttccctttcctttttttttttttttgcatattccATTGCATCTCTAACTATATATTATTGTCATTCTCGTTTTCGCACATGTTTGAATTACTGCACATATTATATACAGTGTGAAATGTGATATGTTATCTATAGCGATTGATGAGTCTTTGAGCATTTGATATTGAATACATAACTAATTAGTCTTTGAGCCTTATAAGGTTTGAGATCGACTGATCAaataaagacatatatatatatatatatatatatatatatcgaggCAAAATGCAAAGTTATTAGTTATACATCTTAGAGGGAATTTTAggaataaataaagaaaaatgcaTATAATGGTGGTTTGATTTAAACTAAAAAGGTTGTTTTACTTTGAAGACAACAGTGTGTTTTCTTTTCGCAGTTTGAAAATGACACAATAATTGAAATTGATGTTCCATCGATAAAATGTGATTCACCATCTTGATTTCCAATGGAacacaaaagaacaagaaaaaaagagatggttaatcattatatacagataataacataactaatacatatattatttagaaaacCTAAAATATTAGAATTAAGATAGATTAATAAAAAACGGACATTTCATAAAGATGTGGACCCGCGAGGGGACATATTGTGAAAACCTACctactgatatatatataatttagtttttaatactGACTCCTAGTTATATACGTAAGCTAGGGTTAGCAAAAATTGGTCTCATATAAATAGATAGTAGATGAAAAAGAAACACGCAATCTAGAACTATATATAGAAGCAAAATATTgcatatttctttatttgaacAAAATCGAGAGTCAATATACACcagattttaatttgaatattcaTGTGCTATCAACGATCAAGTTTTTAGCGGTTCCATGACATGTAGTAATTAAGTTCGTAGTATCTTAAtcatttataaaacaaatattacgTACTGTTTTATGATAATTTGAactttttgtgtttgttcaaaaaaaaaaaaagaactttccACAGTTCTtcgaataaataaaatattgccaaataaataatagtataatactgCAACTATCAtagctataatttttttttcatcaaatctaacaaagattaactatatattaaaattactttTAATAAAAAGCTTATTATCCAGAAAAATTCTGAATCTAACAATAaattagtacatatatatgttgacCAATGGTAGTTTGGTAAAGTTTCTCTTGAAGATGTATTTTTTCAAGATAAAATATAGTCTC from Camelina sativa cultivar DH55 chromosome 9, Cs, whole genome shotgun sequence encodes:
- the LOC104714830 gene encoding dof zinc finger protein DOF1.8 isoform X1, with amino-acid sequence MDTAKWPQEFVVKPMNEIVTNTCLKQPNPPPPAATPVERKARPERDQALNCPRCNSLNTKFCYYNNYSLTQPRYFCKDCRRYWTEGGSLRNIPVGGGIRKNKRSSSNSNSSSSSSPSSSSSSKKPLFSNTPSPLPQLNPKIGEAAAAATTAKVQDLAFPQGFGNAHEVKDLNLAFSQGFGIGGHHHHSIPEFLQVVPSSMKNNNNPLVSTSSALELLGISNSSASSNSRPAFMSFPNVHDYTASGFGMSYPQFQDFMRPALGFSLDGGYGGDPLHQEEGSSVTTNNGRPSLQFESLKLPVSSPSTNSGGNVKENDQHSDHEHEKDEGEADHSVGFWNGMLSAGTTSAASGGGSWH
- the LOC104714830 gene encoding dof zinc finger protein DOF1.8 isoform X2 gives rise to the protein MDTAKWPQEFVVKPMNEIVTNTCLKQPNPPPPAATPVERKARPERDQALNCPRCNSLNTKFCYYNNYSLTQPRYFCKDCRRYWTEGGSLRNIPVGGGIRKNKRSSSNSNSSSSSSPSSSSSSKKPLFSNTPSPLPQLNPKIGEAAAAATTAKVQDLAFPQGFGNAHEVKDLNLAFSQGFGIGGHHHHSNPLVSTSSALELLGISNSSASSNSRPAFMSFPNVHDYTASGFGMSYPQFQDFMRPALGFSLDGGYGGDPLHQEEGSSVTTNNGRPSLQFESLKLPVSSPSTNSGGNVKENDQHSDHEHEKDEGEADHSVGFWNGMLSAGTTSAASGGGSWH